The stretch of DNA GAGGTTAGTAATATCTCTGTTAGAGACATGTTGGTAGTGTAAAATCAGCAGTGATGTTTTCTACAGTCCCTCTTACCTAGCTAGCTTCAATGCTAAAAACAAGCCGGTGgccatgatgatggtgatgatgatgatgatgatgatgttatgatgatgatgttatgatggtgatgatgatgatggtggtggtgatgatgatgatggtgataatgatgatggtgagcagaatcagaatcagaatcagaaactgtttattgccaagtaacatacattacaaggaatttgccgtggtctgaaggtgctattgttttgataacaaataagtagagtataaaagataaaataagaataaaaataaaaataagataaatatcaaacagtgcagtgaccagaataaagtaaagtgtccagataaagtaatgtagtgatgatgattatgatggtggtgatgatgatgagctgaTGTCAgctcatctgctccaggcacagcacaacagcttttcagttttctgttcaGAGTTTATACCAGGCCAAAATACAAATAACGGATGGTGCAGAGAGATACTTTACAGTCGGTTTGTGGCAGCAGCATAACTTTATTAGCTTCGTTATTTCCTGCATTAACAGGGCCTATacagaaacatgtttatatacGGCTGTGACTGAAAGACTGAATCCACATTATGTCACATAATTGGCAGGTGATATATTTACCAGAGAAGTCGTGCTGTGATCTTTGTTCCTGTCCACTCTCAGCGAAGTTGCCAAAATATTATTAGTTACTTAATATGTTTACAATTTGCTTTCTGAACCTCCAGAAGGGCATGAGGATGAGGCAGGGCTCAGATGATGATGccctctgcaggctgcaggccaaccagaagaaagtgggcttttagggaggggggccttaaagagacaggatcTCAAACaacttgtgtcagacagagggtgaactgaggggctgcatgaagggccaaaataagatgaagaaggacttatttcttttttttaactgtgaatcatgcagagctgctctagtggagtccagaataaagatatagagctgatatgagcataataggtcctctttaatattattattcttatttacCTTTTTATCCATTTGAACactatattgttttttatgaaaacacactccttgtatgacagtaaatgaacaACAAACTCATTGATCTTTTAACAGAATCAGAGTCATGTGACTGTTGTCAGCTGAAAACCACGCATCTCCACAATCAccatcaaaaagaaacaaaagctttaatcttcaaaaaggttttaaacttaaaaaaaagattgaatcagctgatcagtgtgtgtgtgtgtgtttagctgctgactgtaaacaaatgtatcctatttacaaacacatcaatcatgaataataatcaataatgtgGTGGACTGAACTGGTTCTCctgactgtgtctctgctgttgtttactGTCTTCATTATAACCTGCAGCAGTTTCAAGGCCGCTATGTTCGCTATGTGAGACACTCGATCCGTCCTGGCCCGCCCCGCCCCGGccccaaaacaaacatccacacatggAGCTGAACTGGCCGCAGAAGATGTGGAACGGAGCGGCGGAGAGAGCGGCAAGAAGAGCGGGTCATCACGGCAAAGGCGGGCGGAGAGAGGGGCGGCGCGGCAGAGCGGTGAGGCGGCGGGGGAGGAGAGCTGGGGGGTGAGGGATGTGGGTGGGTGTACAAGCTATAAAAGTCTGAAGGAGCTGTGGACGGAGGTTTGACTGAGAGACAGTCAATCAGTTTGTGACTCTGCAGTCTGAACCAGGATCATTAAGTTCAAACAGTTTAAAGTGTCTCAGGTGGATTTCAGAGGCTCATAGTGTCATCTCATAGAGAAGGTGTTTGTTTCCTACAGACCAGGTGTGTCGCTGAGTGTCGTCATGCCGTGGCTGCTGTCCTCTCAGCTGGAgcatctgtcctcctctccctcgcaGCGTCAGTGTGAGCGGACTTCCTTCTCCTTCTACTGCGCTGTGCGCGAGCAGCTGCCGGTCTGGATGCTGGAGGACATGCGCAGTATGGAGGTCTTCTGCTGGGAAGACGGACGCCCGCGAGCCTTCCTGCCGTCTGAGGCGCTGCTTTACGCTCTTGTACACGACCACCAGGACTATGCACGCTACCTGCTCAACAGGTACTCAGTGAGCGCCCTTAGAGCACCACGCtgcagcttctgctgctgccacagcagTGGCTCGCCGCACCTGAACGTGGCGGTGCGCTACGACCGCGTATCGATTCTCAGCATGATAGCGGAGGCTCTGAAGAACTGCGACACACAGAGCGAGCGGCGGGACTACCTCGACGGCAGAGGCGGCTGCTTGCACGTGGCAGACGCAGAGAAGACAGCGGTGCAGTTAGCGGTGGAGCTGTCGCGGCccaactgtctgctgctgctgctggttcatGGTGCCCAGCCCGACGGCCTCGACGCAGCGCTGCAGCGACTAGTCTCCTCCGACACGACGGAGCGACGTCACGCGCAACGCTGCTTtgacttcctgctgctcttcctaCCCAAACCACCGGCGCTGCGCCGCCTGCAGGAGGAGCCGCAGCGCTGGCAAAGTCTGCTGGGAAATGACGTGTTCAGCTGGCTGGGCGGTCTGGCCCCgccctccctcctgctgcaggCGCTCAGGTGTTTGGCGCGGTCTGGCCCGGATCAGATCACTGCACTGCCCGAATTCCTGCAGCCGCACCGCTGGCAGTGACGTCACCCGTCACCCTGGCAACACACCTCAGGGCTACTCTGATTGGATGGTGTGTTGAtgatgtaaaaaatgtaaataaagactaaaaacagacCTCACTGATCAGCGATGATCACCTGAACAGTCTGTCAGAtaaaaaccttgtatctccagAAGGTCAACAGATTAAAGTTAATTTGACCCTACAGGCTTTAGGACCTTGAGGAGACGTGTTAGAAAACATGTAAGTCACCAAAcctggagatacgaggttttAACATGAAGTCAGTGTGGATGAAACTGAATCAAGTTGTGACTTATGACGAATTtgtgtgcagctttaatttgatcACAAACTCAAATAAGTTCTTTTGATGAGTGACGTTTCTGAGACCTGAAGTGGTGAAATAATCTGAAGATTATTTAGGGAGTCAGTGTTCCTGTTACCAtcaagtaaaacacaacatttgacCTTTGAAAGGTGAAAATATTGAAACAGTTCATGTTGAAGTCATTCTGTAAATGTGATGTATCAACATGTTTCTACCTCAGTGTcctgtgacagcagcagagtcaCAATGCAGAAAGCAAATACAGATTTCTTCACCGTAAATCATCCAGGAGGTTTCTGTGGTTCAGTTGTGAAACACAACATCTCTGGACAccttcctcatttcctgtcatttctcCCATGTCTCATTAAGTcagaaaatacttttaataaCTAAAATAACCAACATCTATGTGGCTAAAGAAATACGTCATGCAGACTTGAGACTCTGGGGAGGAATCTGTTCCAGCAGAGATTCTTCTGGTATGTTTGCTGTctgacacattttctgtgtgaatcctggtttaattattaaaactgaATCTCATGTGGACACTGAACCATTACAGACATGaacagcagctgtttcctgttgttttagcagccgagctattgcaggtttaaatatccTCCATCGATCATATTGATCATCCTCAACTCATATTACAGTTTAGATGCTGACAGAAACTGAACACCTCATGTTGTGAACAAAACTGATCCCAGTAGATCTCATCTGTGGAATGAGTGCTGGGACTTACATGCTTTTCTTAgggagtgtgtttttcttcttgttccttcACTGTGAAGTTTGACGTCTGtacagagtttgtttttaactcTGCTGCCCTGACATCAGTGTGGAGTTCAGTTTATCACTGTGGAGTCAGAACAGAACTGACCTACTAACAGTTTTGTGTGTTACTGTCTAATGTGTGACTGATGTTTAATTCCAGCGCCTTTGTAGGAgaatattaactgtaaataaaaatattggcTGAAAAACAAAGTTGGAAGGACCTTTTTTCAGCCCTGAGCAGTGTCTGAAAGTATTCCTCTCAGGCTGCTATAACCTGACGCCACTTCAGTGTTTAAACATctttattaattaatgaaatcaCACAACAGGTGAGtttactctgaattcttattgGTGAGCAGCAGAACATCTAACCAATCAGCTGACAGCAGGATGACATCACAATGCAAGCAAACCTGCTCAGGTTTCCATGGCAACGCTGTCAGAGTTCAGACCTCAGACTTGAACCTCACTACATGTTCAGAGTCCACCACAATCCATTAGGGTCCACCACAGTCATTCAGGGTCCACTATTGTCCACCAGACTCCAGGTTTTAATCTTTATGTTTTTCTGAGTTAAACTTgtttcaacaacaaacacaaacagatgtttattaaatttacatttttttcatgaatcAGTTCCACGGGGCAGGCTCCTGCCTGTAGCCAGTTTGACCCAGTTTAACCCAATTTAACCAGTTTAACTCAGTCTGATCTCTTCTGAGTGGAGAAGAGATCAGACTGGGTTAActtctgcagaagaagaaaaactgaagaagaagctAAACTGAAGCTACAGttgattaaaaacataaaaccaaattaaaacTGGCAGCTTGTGAACTAAAACCCATCAGACAGATCAGCAGGTTGGGTCCCTAATCACCCCTGCCCTTTGTTTAAATCCAGATcactaataaatataaatgattaaatcGTCTACATTCATCACATCTGGACTCAGTTTCTGATTCAATCCCAACACTTCCAACTTCCAACTGGGAACATATGTAATAAAGgcttaaaatactttaaaaaagaaCTAAACTGTGAGACGTCCTTTTAATATCCTCATTAAAGAACCAGACTGAACTAAACTGGGAGAAAATGAGCCATTTAGAACCagttacaagtacctgggacCAGTGTTAGCCACTCTAATGAAAAACAAGCTGATTTAGAACCAGCTAAAACTAGTTGGAACCAGTTTGGTCCTCTGCAGTGAGATATCCCTTTAATATCCTCATATACAGTACAACCAAACTGAACTCAACtggaatgaaaaatggcccATTTAGAACCAGTTTGAAACTAGTTAGAACCAGACTGAACAGAATTGAgtaataatgtattatttatatatttagaaCCATTTAGAACCAGTTTAAGCCACTCTATACCAGACTGAACCAGTCTGAGCCAGACTCAACTAGAGCCTGGAGGAGAGTGAGCTGTTTGAGGACCAGTCAGAACTTGTTAGAACCAGACTGAACTGGAGCAAATATTAGCAGATTAAGAGCTTGTCTGAACCAGTTAAAACCAGTTAGAAGATGAGAAGCAGTCTGATCCAGCCTGAACTAAACCAAATTTGCAGATTTAGAACCAGTTTGAACCGGTTTGGTCCAATCAGTACCAGTCAGAACCAGTCCATCTGTAGCCCACCATCCCTTCAGAGATTAAAGTGCTTCCTattaaaacaaaagttaaacaaaatCTCAGTTCACTTAAATTCCCAGTAGCCACCTGGGCTTCCTGTGTAGCAGCCATCTTCTTTCAGAACCGTCCACTAAACATTAAtgtcacaggaagtgatgtcacctGCCTGCTCAGTGTCGGTCCGGCAATGACATCATACAGCCCACTTCCTGTCAGTTCCTCGCTTCACAAGGAAGTTTGTTAATAGGAAGTGGCGTCACTGTGACATCACGACGTCCCATCAGGTGAATCCAGATCAGACAGACCAACACAAAATAGtagtgacatcacagtgatgtcacaggtcAGATGAGCTCCCATTCGTCATCGCCGTCTTCCCCGCTGAGGGAGGGGCCTGCGGGGGCGGGCCTACAGGGAGTATGTGGAAGGAGCTTCGTCAGGCGACGGGacaatccaccaatcagagtGACCACCCACAACTCGTCATCTGGAGTCACtgaagagagagggacacacatGAAACACCTGAGACAACCAAACACCTTATGTTATTTTAGTAACCTTCAGTTACTGAGAATGAATGTCCATATTGATATATACATAGGTATACAGCACATCATGTGACTGAAGAGAGACACACCTGAGAAATACCTGAGACAACAactatattattttaataaccTTCAGTTACTGAGAATAGAatgtttatattcatacatactAAAACTGACATCATGTGGAAAGATAGAGGGTGGGGGGTCTGAAATGGTTAAGGTCAACTGAAGTCAAACTGAAGTAACTGATCTGAGAACAGAGGATAGTACAGGTTCAGGATTTTAGCTCCGCCTTTAACACCATTATcccagctctgctgcaggacaagCTCAGATGAGTGGATTACAGACATCCTGTCTGAAAGGAGaca from Enoplosus armatus isolate fEnoArm2 unplaced genomic scaffold, fEnoArm2.hap1 Scaffold_50, whole genome shotgun sequence encodes:
- the LOC139307253 gene encoding ankyrin repeat domain-containing protein 9-like, with amino-acid sequence MPWLLSSQLEHLSSSPSQRQCERTSFSFYCAVREQLPVWMLEDMRSMEVFCWEDGRPRAFLPSEALLYALVHDHQDYARYLLNRYSVSALRAPRCSFCCCHSSGSPHLNVAVRYDRVSILSMIAEALKNCDTQSERRDYLDGRGGCLHVADAEKTAVQLAVELSRPNCLLLLLVHGAQPDGLDAALQRLVSSDTTERRHAQRCFDFLLLFLPKPPALRRLQEEPQRWQSLLGNDVFSWLGGLAPPSLLLQALRCLARSGPDQITALPEFLQPHRWQ